A single Carnobacterium inhibens subsp. inhibens DSM 13024 DNA region contains:
- a CDS encoding MarR family winged helix-turn-helix transcriptional regulator: MDRQLSEEYIDACLSAKHTMRFLPEPPPEVQKRHIHIIKTVYNLSEELNAVRVSDIAETIGVTLPSITKNIATLEDLGYIKKESNLEDKRVVNIKLTEKGLALHQKVVYDFHQKNSQILKDIPEEDIRLTIKTIYRIHDLMEQAHLLS, encoded by the coding sequence ATGGATAGACAACTATCTGAAGAATACATTGATGCGTGTTTGAGTGCAAAACACACGATGCGGTTTTTACCTGAGCCACCTCCTGAAGTGCAAAAAAGACACATCCATATCATCAAAACAGTGTACAACTTATCAGAAGAGTTGAATGCGGTACGTGTAAGTGATATCGCAGAGACGATTGGTGTAACATTACCGAGTATCACCAAGAATATAGCTACATTAGAAGACTTAGGTTATATAAAAAAAGAATCAAACCTTGAAGATAAACGAGTAGTAAATATCAAGTTAACTGAAAAAGGGTTAGCTTTGCATCAAAAAGTGGTCTATGATTTCCACCAAAAAAATAGTCAGATCCTAAAAGATATTCCAGAAGAAGATATACGCCTGACGATAAAAACGATTTACCGAATACATGATTTAATGGAGCAAGCACATTTGCTCAGTTAA
- a CDS encoding bacteriocin immunity protein codes for MANQSKELVHNLYNSISQSDLTKFEDLKEVLLKVYSKLDDTKENISLINRLVNYIYFTAMTEKFKFNEEQQSIISKLNDIGGKAGVNGTFRSPIGSKYSF; via the coding sequence ATGGCTAATCAATCAAAAGAACTTGTCCATAACTTGTATAATAGTATTTCACAGTCTGATTTAACAAAATTTGAAGATTTAAAAGAAGTTCTTCTAAAAGTTTATTCTAAATTAGATGACACTAAAGAAAATATCAGTTTAATTAATCGATTGGTAAATTATATCTATTTTACTGCTATGACAGAAAAATTTAAATTTAATGAGGAGCAGCAAAGTATAATTAGCAAATTAAATGATATTGGTGGTAAAGCTGGAGTAAATGGTACATTCCGTTCTCCGATAGGTAGTAAATATTCTTTTTAA
- a CDS encoding GNAT family N-acetyltransferase, with product MLDKTIPYAEIWMYRLKDLPVTEQALPEGFHFEFYQEGDETEWAAIETAVSEFEDEAQALDYFQKKFAPFSKELKRRMLFITDSEGRKIGTCSAWWKELPDGTRYPRVHWVAVRPGYQGKGIAKAMLRRTLKQLQKLEATTPVYLHTQTWSHVAIRLYQKLGFEITDKNLDGTPNSDYKKAMEILAGLENSKR from the coding sequence TTGTTAGACAAAACAATTCCATACGCAGAAATTTGGATGTACCGCTTGAAAGATCTTCCTGTTACCGAACAAGCTTTACCTGAAGGCTTTCACTTTGAGTTTTACCAAGAGGGTGATGAAACTGAATGGGCAGCTATCGAAACGGCTGTTTCTGAATTTGAGGATGAAGCGCAGGCACTAGATTATTTCCAGAAGAAATTTGCACCATTCTCGAAAGAATTGAAAAGGCGAATGCTGTTTATAACGGATTCTGAAGGCAGAAAAATCGGCACGTGTTCAGCTTGGTGGAAAGAACTGCCTGATGGCACTCGCTATCCGCGAGTACATTGGGTAGCAGTAAGACCAGGATACCAAGGAAAAGGAATCGCCAAAGCTATGTTACGTCGGACGCTTAAGCAGTTGCAAAAACTTGAGGCTACTACTCCTGTTTATCTGCATACTCAAACTTGGAGTCATGTTGCAATCCGATTGTATCAAAAGCTGGGATTTGAGATCACAGATAAAAACTTAGATGGGACTCCTAACTCGGATTATAAAAAAGCGATGGAGATTCTAGCCGGATTAGAAAATAGCAAAAGATAA
- a CDS encoding DIP1984 family protein, whose translation MKLAEALLLRRDLEAKLKALKQEILANALIQEGDSLDISMEELIQDYQKTNEEFSQLVVKVNQRNSSAHLYDTDKLIVEALEERESLRRQHGLYNETIETANDIRRFGRNEIRMVRTVDTKELTKKMNVVSKKLRELDGQIQQTNWLVDL comes from the coding sequence ATGAAACTTGCGGAGGCATTACTCTTGAGGCGGGATCTTGAAGCAAAGTTAAAGGCACTTAAGCAGGAAATTTTAGCGAACGCCTTGATTCAAGAAGGAGATTCATTGGATATAAGCATGGAAGAATTGATACAAGATTACCAAAAAACTAATGAAGAATTCTCTCAATTAGTCGTAAAGGTCAATCAACGAAATTCTTCGGCTCATCTGTATGATACTGATAAATTGATTGTTGAGGCGTTGGAGGAAAGAGAATCTTTAAGAAGACAGCACGGTCTTTATAACGAGACTATCGAAACAGCCAATGATATCAGACGATTTGGACGAAATGAAATCCGAATGGTGCGAACCGTCGATACGAAGGAATTAACTAAAAAAATGAATGTAGTTTCTAAAAAATTACGAGAATTAGACGGACAGATTCAACAAACAAATTGGCTGGTTGATTTATAA
- a CDS encoding aminoglycoside 6-adenylyltransferase — MRNEKEMLELILTKAEEIDTIRLVEMNGSRVSSTAKKDPFQDYDIVYYVEDIDSFLKDHSWIDYFGERILLQMPDQMVIPPASSRRKSFSYLMLFTDGNRIDLTLTPVNLAEKSLKSNEARKILLDKDNRTTALVVSTEDPYRISNPNEKEFIDCSNEFWWVSTYIAKALWREELPLAKNIMEGPVRDMLMTMLHWHIGIRTDFKVSAGKGGKNIQKYVESNVWNKLVRTYPDGNYKNIWQSFINMCDLFEELSIEISQTFDFDMPDYGKNVLPYLEHIEKLPQHSKDIY, encoded by the coding sequence ATGAGAAACGAAAAAGAAATGCTGGAATTAATTTTAACAAAAGCAGAGGAAATAGATACTATCAGACTAGTAGAAATGAATGGATCGCGAGTTTCCTCCACAGCTAAAAAAGACCCTTTTCAAGATTATGATATTGTCTATTACGTTGAAGACATAGATTCTTTTTTGAAAGACCATTCATGGATAGACTACTTTGGAGAAAGAATTCTATTGCAAATGCCGGATCAAATGGTTATTCCGCCTGCTAGTAGTAGACGAAAAAGCTTTTCTTATTTAATGCTTTTTACGGATGGAAATCGAATTGATTTAACATTAACTCCGGTAAACCTCGCTGAGAAATCTTTAAAGAGCAATGAAGCTCGCAAAATACTCTTAGATAAAGACAACAGAACTACAGCATTAGTGGTTTCTACTGAAGACCCTTATCGAATTAGTAACCCTAATGAGAAAGAGTTTATAGACTGCTCCAATGAGTTTTGGTGGGTAAGTACTTATATTGCAAAAGCTTTATGGAGAGAGGAACTCCCATTAGCTAAAAACATTATGGAAGGTCCTGTAAGAGATATGCTGATGACTATGTTGCATTGGCACATTGGTATACGAACAGATTTTAAAGTTAGCGCTGGAAAAGGCGGCAAAAATATTCAGAAGTATGTTGAGAGCAACGTTTGGAATAAACTGGTCCGTACTTATCCCGATGGAAATTACAAAAATATATGGCAATCTTTTATTAATATGTGCGACCTTTTTGAAGAATTGTCCATTGAAATCAGCCAAACATTCGATTTTGATATGCCAGATTATGGAAAGAACGTGTTGCCGTATTTAGAACATATTGAAAAGTTGCCTCAACATAGCAAAGACATTTATTGA
- a CDS encoding aldo/keto reductase: MEYTKLGNTGMDVSRICLGAMSFGDPEKWIHKWVLNEAESRPIIKRALDLGINFFDTANIYSLGRSEEILGKALKDYANRDEIVLATKVHGHMFDGPNGGGLSRKAILSQIDQSLKRLQTDYVDLYIIHRWDYNTPIEETMEALHDVVKSGKARYIGASSMYAWQFQKAQNIAERNGWAKFISMQNHLNLIYREEEREMMPYASSEGIALTPYSPLASGRLTRDFSVQTKRAETDNIARSKYDETADKDRLIIERVAQLAEHYQVSHVHIALAWLLQKESVAAPIVGATKLEHIETAAAAVNFKLTPEDVIFLEEPYIPHGIVGFS; this comes from the coding sequence ATGGAATACACGAAGTTAGGAAATACAGGTATGGATGTTTCGAGAATTTGTCTTGGCGCAATGAGTTTTGGGGACCCAGAAAAATGGATTCACAAATGGGTGTTGAATGAAGCGGAAAGTCGTCCGATTATTAAAAGAGCACTGGATCTGGGAATCAATTTTTTCGATACAGCAAATATCTATTCACTTGGAAGAAGCGAAGAAATTTTAGGTAAAGCATTAAAAGACTATGCAAACCGAGATGAAATCGTATTAGCAACAAAAGTTCATGGACATATGTTTGATGGACCAAATGGTGGAGGCCTTTCAAGAAAAGCCATTCTCTCTCAAATCGATCAAAGTTTAAAGCGGTTGCAGACAGACTATGTTGATTTGTATATTATTCATCGCTGGGATTACAATACACCGATTGAGGAAACTATGGAAGCTTTACATGACGTTGTAAAATCTGGTAAAGCTCGATATATTGGAGCTTCGTCAATGTATGCTTGGCAGTTTCAAAAAGCACAAAACATTGCAGAACGAAATGGATGGGCCAAATTTATTTCTATGCAAAATCATCTAAACTTGATTTATCGAGAAGAAGAACGAGAAATGATGCCTTATGCTTCATCAGAAGGAATCGCTCTGACTCCGTATAGTCCCTTAGCCTCGGGACGATTGACTCGTGATTTTTCTGTTCAGACCAAACGTGCAGAAACAGATAACATAGCACGTTCTAAATATGATGAGACTGCTGATAAAGATCGTCTCATTATTGAAAGAGTTGCACAACTGGCTGAGCACTACCAGGTCAGTCATGTTCATATAGCACTAGCTTGGCTTTTACAAAAAGAAAGTGTAGCAGCCCCAATAGTAGGAGCAACTAAGCTTGAACATATAGAAACAGCAGCGGCAGCCGTTAATTTTAAGCTTACTCCAGAAGATGTTATTTTTCTAGAAGAACCTTATATTCCACATGGCATAGTCGGATTTTCATAA